Part of the Vigna angularis cultivar LongXiaoDou No.4 chromosome 1, ASM1680809v1, whole genome shotgun sequence genome, CATCTTATATCataactaattaaattttaaaattcgattAAATAGTCATCAAAATtcgattaaaaaaattacaaaattttaaaatttgttgaatttttaattaaatttcaaaattcaattaaaaaatcactatatatcaaaattcaataaaacttCTAACGAATTTCTAAATCtaacattcatttttataactcttttacttttttaaaaaaaaaaataaacgtcTTTTACTTGttatagtttaataaataatattttaaagtattaaaatattaatatatattaattaaaatattatattaaactaaatattgtTATAGTTATGGTTATTgctattattatgattatggtTATAGTTATCGTTATGATTATGGTTATAGTTATAGTTATggttatgtttatgtttattattattaatgttattattattaaatatttaaaataagttaaaaagcaaaaatattaatagaagtaataataataataataatagttggAAAGTAAAGGAGGATATGAAGAGAAAGAGATGGTTGAATAGCCTTGGAGGCCCAACTCAATTTTTGTAACACTGGtttgagtgtttcatcctacaccttcAACATCTCATTCTGCAccttcaaaaatttcatttttaaccttATGACATCCTGCAccttcaactttttaaaaagttttattcctaatttaataaatatctttttattttcatttctttcctATTAAagaaactttaataaataacattttattttattttttttaataaggcattctacaccaccttaataataatataatttaatttaaaatttaggtattatttaatataattttatattttaataattattaaaatatgatttatattataataatagtaatattaaaaaaaaatagtataaatttaatttaatatattcaaatatattaaattatattaaaataagttaaataattattaaattttaaataaaaacaaaaaatttataaatttgtttatcagataccaaaatcagttttgttttttacttaaaatttaatcaaaatttaatttaattaaaaattataatattattttatatttttattatttaataactattaaaatatgatttatatttttataatagttttatcaaaaaataaaaataagagtaaccatgaaataaaaataatattaaaaatcacatttaatatatttaaatatattaaattatatcaaaatattaaattaaattaaataattattaaaatttaaataaaaaacaaaattttaaatatattaaattatatcaaaatattaaattaaattaaataattattaaaatttaaataaaaaacaaaattttagaaacataTATTAGTCGTAGAGATCCGATAAATTTATGATCGGACATGGATATccgataaataaatttttctaaatttttgatttttatttaaattttaataattatttaatttaatttaatattttaatataatttaatatattaaatgtgatttttaatattatttttattttcattatttttactcttattttcgttgttattatttttattttttaataaaactattataaaaatataaattttattttataattattaaaatataaaaatataataaataatgctataatttttaattaaattaaatattgattaaattttaaataaaaaacaaaactgattttcgataacaagtttttgaatttttttttatttatttacaatttaataattgtttaatttattttaatattttaatataatttaatatatttgaatatattaagtgaagttttatattattattattattattattattattattttattttttatttttattattttatttttatttttttaatatagctgttattataatataagttatattttaataattattaaaatataaaattatattaaataatatttaaattttaaattaaattagaatcattattaaggtggtgtagagtgtttttaataagaaagagaagaaaataaaaaaaatatttattaaaatgtttttagtaagaaaaataagaaagttaaaaatgaaatttgtaaaaaagttggaggtgtaggatatcAGAAagttaaaaatggaattttaaaaGGTGCAagatgagatgttggaggtgtaggatgaaacactccaATGGTTTTGTGTTAGTGAGAAGATCCAACAACCACGTCTAAGCTGTTTCACGGAAAACAATTATATACCATTTAGTTTTTCCTTTTAACAATACAATATTGAATGTTGAAGagcttaaaagaaaaaaataaatgtatcaaACAATTTATTAAGATGAAATTCTAATTAACAGCATGATACAgcaacaataatattattaaattcatattcTTTGTAAAACAACAATAGTTGTGCAATATATGTTGGTGAGGGTTTGATCATTTTGACTGTTCACTTGTATTGGGTGACAtgttttaatgaattattttgtgctaaaaaatactttttgatcagaaaaaaaattaaaagaaaatgaaatgaagaagtttgtttcatttttttattttatcataaaaattaatgtttttgaaaCATGTTCCAAAAGAACACCTCTTTGTAATTAATGTGTGGTAATAAGTAgaaggataatgatattttgacaatatttttttaacaatattttaacattatttatctgtcattctgtgattgatccaaaattacttcacaatcaatcataataatcataaacactaacCTGAACCAAtaacaaaatgataaataaacaatattaaaatgtaaaaaaatgttttcaaaagtATTATTGTACCAAGTAAAAATGTGCATATAAGATGTATCTACAAGAATCTGCACTAAAATTAGTAGACACAGTTAGTCTGCAGttaaatattttcactaaatCACAACCACCAAAATCCATGAAGGCTATGGACCACTTAACAAActgtttcttttataattaaaataagattaccGAAcacatttaattgtttttaaaaaatgaagtttaAATCTAACCAAtactagaataaaaaaaataaaatttaaaatataaagtaattaaacataaaatctcataatgaaatcaaaacaacatcaatttatattatagttGATTCTTCTGATTATTCCTTTTTTAATTACTTGTGTACACGTTTCATAATACACAGATTacaaatagtaaataaataaataaaatatttatatgaggaatatagtattttatttatttggtttgaaaatggcTTGGATGGTCTATATAAATGCAGAGCTTGTGATGCAATTTGTGGAGATGATTAGACGTAATAAATGCCGTATTTTATAGTGGCTAGTTGGGAAGTAAGATGAACTAGAATCAATACCATCAACTTTTGGGTGCATAAATGTCAAACATCAAACTcatacaaatttttttcattttaatctttttaataggTGTAATTTTTTCATTGTAATTATAATTACGTTTTATTAACTATAGTATAATACTTTAttgtcataaatataatttttttattaatatttaaatattttatatgttttaaaaataatttttaattttatcaacctgattcctttatttttttatgtattatctttattaatttatagaGAGAAAATGAGCAtgcaaaattaatatttacaagTATCAGTTTCACGGTCATCGAAAGCTATAAATCATTTCAAGATATTTGAAACCTATATGAACTGACATTTGAAAGAGCAATAAACCATGTAAATCTAAGTATTTTGTTAGCTCTATTTATCTTCTACGATATGCAATTTCTTTAAAATGgttttgtaaaattttctttgtttgtaaACGAATTATAGAATACCATtagtattttcatttataaatttttttggtGACCAAAATTGaagtgataatttttttaagacgtgatatctatattatatttaatatatttatattaagtgTATCTTACTAAAGAGagacaatttaatatatttatattaagtgtatcttactaaattttaaaactttatccATAATCATACAATTAAGCATGTGTAACATTGATACAAGAACTCTTCCTCAATTTTTTATCTACTATCTTCGTTTATGTGAgctaaaagtaaaagaaagataatttcaaacaacaaatgAACTCGACACCACATTCCAAATATGTATCATCATTTCacaatataataatgaaatgGTTGAAGTCATTTCAACACTCGTGTTTAAATAAATATGCACAAACgtttataataatttcaaatcatATAACTCAAatcaaacatacatttcaaaacaaaacaattttttttttaaattagacgTAATTCTCtgagtaaaaaattattttattgttttgacgTTGAAATTAGTTGAGGGAATTTTCATCCGCTAAGtgaaattatcaaatttattatggGAATAAAAAGTATCACTCAAATTAACCATCTAAacaataaattgtttaaaataaatgaaaacacaTTCATTAATAATCCaattcaaaaaattcaaaatataaaaccaaTCATTTATGGTATTAACAGCACTTCGTAATTTagaatcaaattcaaataatttttcctATTGACAATTTTTCGTGTTTCATGTAATAgcaaaaaatttgttaaaaaaatagcAAACGTCTAAAAATCTAAGGGAATATCATTGGttaagaaaataacatttttctattaacaaaacatatataaagctttggaatatttattaataaaatcaaatgattAAGTAGAAaagttttagaaagaaaatcacttcaaatcaaatttttataagaTATAAATCTCCATATTCAGTTACCTTTTCGTTAATAGGATATTTTTCATggcaaaaaaaaagtaagaaataaatttcataagagagagagagagagaggggtGTGAGAaatcataagaaaaaagaagaaagaaaaaggaaaaataatgaaaaaatatcgAGTCATCTAGTCTTACAagattgttttctttttttaaaaaaaacaatattacttaaatgtgagaaaaaaaaagttacatttgAAAACCCTTAATTTTCTTTAACCAATAAGTATTTGTActttcatataatatttaattaatccTTCTTTCATTAGATTGGTTTAGTTTTAGATAAAATTGCTTTACACTCTTATCAAATTATGAAGCGACATCACATTTTCTTCACGAAAAAACATACATAATGTTTTGTAGCCTTAGAATTCGCTAATACATAATCACAAACACAAATTTAGTTAAGAGTCTTGGAAACCAAAAGCATCAAATCCTATAATTTATTTACTCTTGTGAAAAAACCTTGCAagttagaaaaaattaaaaaatatatatataacattaacacATCAAAATGACACCATTTGACAATATCTTAATTacgtttataatatatatatatatatatatatatatatatatatatatatatatatatatatatatattccattaTTGGAAATGTGATAGATACAGTGTATATGATCCAAGTATATCAAAGTGTTGAATCACTTTCTGAGATTTTTAGGGCTTGTGAGCAGTTATGGTAACCTAAACCATCTAGTTAGGGTAAGATTTATTTATGCTTTCTGAAGATAACAAACACTGTGTTGATTTGCTTCACAATATCTTCTTTGAACAACTCATCTCAATGACATCAACCATGTTCATGTTATAGGAACACGTCCATTGCATTTCTTTTCAAATGAGCTCATGCACCACACCACCTAATTTCAGCtaaacaaaaccctaatttcaccAAGGAAGCTTTTCTGCTCTCAATTTTCATCAACAGTTTCTCAACCAATTCTTACAACTAAGAATCTGTTAATGTGAAATCGAGTTTAgagcaaataaataaaatagtataataaatccttaacaaataacaatttacaaaaaataaaatcataaaatagttaataaaatcaaagattatagttttttttaattgtaacaaGGCAAATggattatttaatattaaaacttgATTTCATACTTAGTTTGGTGTTCAGAATATGTACAAGTTGGATAAATACGTtccaaattaagaaaaatataagcttcatttttatttaatatttgtaacatactatgagaaaatattaaaaatattaattgatgaTAGTGATACGCGAACATGGTGGAACATTTTAGGAGTTGAGGAGAATCATGACACCGTACTTGTTTTagaaatttacatttatatatgctctcaaattttttgaaatattaatatataatatattctttaaaGAATTTGCttttacaatattttcttttatcgaTACCGATACAAAAATATGACGCTACTAATAATGTTATGATATGGATGacctgaaaaatattttaaaaacttgaCATActcacaatatttttttttctcttctcaaatTTCCATTCCGTAGTTTAAACATACACAAATTTATTGAAAGAAACACATTTAGGAAGACTCCCGAATTGTTTGGATCAGGTGGAAAGTGGAAGATTacaaagagaaaatgaaaattattgttTAGATTAAATGAAAGTTAAAATGTGTAAGAAATTGagattatcttttaattattaaaattttcattttttttatttattattttagtatattttaatacatttatcattatgattattaaaacataaataatgaataaaatattaagtaatGAATTATGTGAAGATATGACGGATCATATCCACATTCaacatattcttttattttatatatatatataaacaaagaGAGATCAATGTCTTTCTGCAAATATCCATGTTTGCTCCTTCCATGCTGTGATGCAAACAAGGGATAAGTACAACATAAGTGGAATGCTGCTAAAGATAACGGTAACTCATCTTTATCATTATGCACAAAGTTGACAATCATTTATTTCCAAACATTAACATTTCCAACTAGAAATACTCATTCTcgtatttgaaaaaaaaaacaccattgTTTGAAGTAACATTTATCGTAGGCGTACACATATGTTTgaaataacatattataactaaattgaatttattggttgtagtttttattttatttttagccAATACGAACTAAACAAATAGTATTAGTATCAATTTGAATCGGTTTCATTCATTGCTtttccataaaaataaaataaaatacgaacatgattaaactaaaaatatttctCTAAAAGAACATAAACATTTAGTAAtactttttgtaaaaattaaaatgaatgaattcAAAAGgttaaaaactaaatttctaAAGTTGTCTATATCTTTAACTGAgtcaatattttttcttttcattaataaaCTGAACACGTGTCAACATTTTATACTACTCATGCATCTTATTCAACCCAGTACATTCTTTAAGTgctgaataaaattaaattgagaaaaatccaaaaacaaactAAAGGCAATTCATCaagtttcaatttaaataagtaattattaactaattgataatgtcaaattaataattttatttgaattatatttaattcgGAAACTAAATCATAaacaaatttgatgaaaaatatgtttatattgatgtaatgacatatttttataaatatgaaccagaaagtttaaaataaataaagaataaatattttaattattttaagttatgaGGTTATTTATATAACacaatacaattattttttatttcaagaaaatctttttctaaatttaaaaatctatttatcTTAAAGTTTTTGAGAAATTAGGTTatcatttcttttctctttcgaAACCATTATTTAGAAGGTGATAAAAATCAGATAAAACTTATAATGTCATACTTTTCGTTTGAGTAAATCTTTTCCCCCAGGTTCTCAAGtcgtgtttttcttttgtttgcaTTTATGATTTGTTGCCACATGTATCATTTGatgtaaaaagataaatttatgtCGATATAGATTTttaatgatgtattttattttttttaatcaaattttttaagaaaaaacttaGGATATCTTTTACAATTTcctcttttttaaaattacttaaaaataagtaatttcaAGTTAAAATGAATTactgtaatttaattaacttgaTTTGCTTTCagcaattttttaaattatataattagagataatagttattattttgGTTTCGAGTtaataaagtattatataatAGGAAGAATATCAATTTAGTTCAagtgattattttcttttggattGACAATTGATTAATTTGGTTGTCTATTAATGTTCAATTATAATCTTTAATATTAGGTTTGAGTAGAAGTAGACAATTTAAAccaattagatttttttttttggtgttagaactaaatttaatatgatattGGGTTGAATTgacatgtttaattttttttaattgactaacttttttgaattatattctTATGCACATCTCGTTGAAGTGATGGATTTGTCTCTTAAACAGCATTCAAACaatgatatttaatattgttatttgaCCAAGTAGTTGCTCTATGTTCAAGCATATAAGTAGTAGTTCTAGTGAGAAATAAATACTgaaaatttatcctttttataaCAATGTCACTAAAGTATCAAAAGAacgtaaaaaatataaacatttggGTGATAAATGAGACTGATtaactaattttcttttctaagaaATATCGCTTTAATATAACGTGTTATAACATTTTCTGTGgactaaatttatataactgTGTAGGTAAATGTACATAATGATATTGATTATTAACTCAATTTGTATATCATGAAGTGGGTTGTCCAAGATTTCATTgcatataataaatgaaaaatgattatttaactAAGAGATAGTTAAATTATGAGAGAAGACATGTCTTTCAAAAGTTTTCTAATCTAATTTAATCTATTTATGGAGCCTTAAGTGGAGGCGACAGGGAGATCAATAGATAGATTTGTGATTGTGAGAGCAACATGTTATTGTAGTGCTTTGAATTAGTACTAAAGGAGAATTCTtgatttaaagaatttaaatattgtGTATGTGGATATATTATGGGTTTGTAAAATTTAGGTATTTATAATTACTTGCTCTATTTTTGgtttattaaacatgtttatatttattataattgtgatatgtATGTATAATGTATATTAGATTTTTGGTTTTGGGACTTTACATTCGAGGGATACAAACAAGAACAAAATCTAAgcaaaaattgtaattaaatgcAACTAAAGTGCACCGTTTTTCTGCTTTACACCAAACCTTAGTATACCAACTCACGTGCAATCCTATAACTTTGTCTGTTTTGTAGTTGAAAAAACAGTATATGCATCACAAGCAAGCATCGCCACAAATCCAGACATCCCAGTTCTAGAAATGTGCAGTTACGAACTATATATCGTGACAAAGACTACATAAGTCTTTAATTACGCAAGTACGCTACGATCAAAGGTAAGCAAAAAGTACATTGGTATCACCGAAAAACCTTTAATATTTACGAACAGATTATAGTACCGTAAATTACAGAGCAAATTAACATGGGTTTAGGCAGCGCAgcattaacttttttttatcaaaatcgTACAAGATGAAATGAGAAATGAAGCTTATGAGGAAAGGGAAATTCTATCTATATAACAGAAAGGGTAAATTAAGCTAATCAACACAAATGAAACGAAACGACACATCATCATTCGATATTaagtagtaataataatgataataatataaaattcttatattataaagGGTAATTATTGCTTTATTTAAACTGATGATGTATATATCTGTTTAATTAAGCAAATCAAAGTCACTTTTGACCGACATCGACACCCTCagtcttttttatcttttccagCACCGGTTTCAGATCCCTAGGGCACACGTTCACCTTCAGACCGTACTTCATGAAGAGCGTGAGCGACATCTTCTGCTCCACGCGGTGGCCCGCCGCGACTGCGAGGCGGTGGCGGAGCAGCACCGCCGCCGCGATGGACTTCATCTGCAAGTAAGCCAGGTCCTTCCCCAAACAAAGCCTCGGTCCCGCATTGAAGGAAACAAACTTATAAGAGTCTTGAACCTGAATTCTGTCTCCTTCGGGAGAGAGCCACCGCTCTGGCTTGAACTCGAGGCAATCCTCTCCCCATACGAACTTCATCCTCCCAACGGAGTAAATCGAATACGTCACGGAGGACCCCGCCGGAACGAAAGTTCCGTTGGGGAGAACATCGTCCTCAACCACATGTTTGGAGTCTTCAGGGACGGAAGGGTAAAGTCGCAGGGTCTCGGACAAGGCAGCTTTGAGATAGACGAGACGGTCTACCTCGTCGAACACGAGAGGTTCTTCCAGCCAGGTTGAGATATCTTCTCCACGAGTGGAGAGCAGAACAGTGCAGAGTTCTCGAAGGATGTTTTCCTCCACGTGCGGATTCTTGATACAGAGCCAGAAGAACCAGCTGAGGGCCACCGATGACGTATCGCGTCCGGCCAGGATGAAGTTGAGTGCCACCTGCTGGAGGAACTCGTCCGAGTAGATTTCCTTTTTCCTCATGAAACGAGACAAGAGGTCGTCGTGGTGGGAGCCAGTGCCGTTGACGAGTTCGAGTTTACGGTTCTTGATGATGCTGGAGAGATACTGGTCGATGTGTTTGAGGCTTCGGCTAAGGCTCACTTCCATGCCGAGGCGGAGCCATCGCTTGAGCTTCCAAAGAATCTCCGGCAGAATGAAGCGTTGTAAAGTGGCTTCGGTGGCGCTGTCAAAGGAAATAGCGAAAGCGTTGTCAGGGAGCCCAACGGCCAGAGTCTGAGGGTCCTGCCCGAAAGCCAAGCCGCATATGTTGTCGAAAGTGAGGCGAAGCAAGAGGTCTTGGAGATCCACCGATTTGTTCTCTTGCTGAGCCGCGGCCAGGATGGGACAGAACCTGTGCTTAATGGCTCGGTTGACCCAACGCGCCATGGCCTGGCGCAGGGTGCGCGTGGTGAATTCGAGCGCCGCTGTTTTGCGCTGAAAGAGCCAGGTGTCACCGTCGGAGTTGAAGATGCCCTGACCGAGCAAATCATGGAAGGCTGACTGCCAGGTGGGGCCCTTGGGATAGTTGTCGAAGCGGAGCTTGAGGATGTGCTCGAGGTTCTTGGGGTCGCAGGTGACAGTGACGAGGCACTGTTTGCGTGCGAGGAAGGGGAGGGCGCAGATGCAGGTTTGGTAGGTGCCGCCGCAGGCGCGTAGGTTGTCAGCAATCCAGTCATGCATGCGGTTGGCATGTTGGATGAGACCGGGGAGGCTGCCTAATAGGGGCCAGACACGTGGACCTTTGAGGGAGCGAGTTACGAAGGTGAACCATATTAAATAGGCCGCTATTGCAGATAGGAACATTAAAGCCGTTGATGCCTCCATGTGAACGAGGGACCCTCCtcccaaaaaataaaaaaactacctttattctattcttctattcttctattctcACCCTCTTTCACCAGAGACCCTTGAaatgcatgcatgtgtatgtATATACGAGTTCAATGTAAGCAAAGGCAAGGTGTGTAGTGAAGTGAGGGATAGTCAGAAACTGTGTTCCATGCAATATGAAGAACAATGGGTGTGagggatgaagaagaagaagatgagagagaGGTTTGTGTGTGAGGGaaaggagaaggagagaaaaaagTGTTTTATAGTAGTGAAGTTGAAAGTGGGACAATTAATAAGGAGTGGAGATGCTGGCTGTAGTTGATCTTTTCAATGGCTCATCCTTCATTTTCTTCCCTCACCAGTAGACTCCATTGCCTTCTCAATCCACCCTCATTAATGCCCACCGAGGTCGTTGAGTTTATTAACACTTAACacacttctttttttcttttccttttttcacTACTCCTATAGGATtctttttatggattttttcttttttttttattaacttttctttttttaatacgCTTTTATATCATTTTCCCTAACAATCtaacaaattaacaaaactactcactttaaatttagtttttctttttctcatataTATCACTTATTAtctctattatttttcttcattttttcccttttcataTATTTCCTATCTATGCTCCAATATATACCAAAACAGTGTCTACATATTGGAATAAACTACACTTTCTATCCTTCTACATTTGAGAAATTACACGAACAATCCTTGTTTTTGTTATTCTcacttttttattgtttaaaaatattacgtTATAACACCTCTCTTTCTTTATGTTACATTAATCCTCTTGAATGTTTGACAAGATCATCAATATATATACTC contains:
- the LOC108347015 gene encoding cytochrome P450 86A22, whose translation is MEASTALMFLSAIAAYLIWFTFVTRSLKGPRVWPLLGSLPGLIQHANRMHDWIADNLRACGGTYQTCICALPFLARKQCLVTVTCDPKNLEHILKLRFDNYPKGPTWQSAFHDLLGQGIFNSDGDTWLFQRKTAALEFTTRTLRQAMARWVNRAIKHRFCPILAAAQQENKSVDLQDLLLRLTFDNICGLAFGQDPQTLAVGLPDNAFAISFDSATEATLQRFILPEILWKLKRWLRLGMEVSLSRSLKHIDQYLSSIIKNRKLELVNGTGSHHDDLLSRFMRKKEIYSDEFLQQVALNFILAGRDTSSVALSWFFWLCIKNPHVEENILRELCTVLLSTRGEDISTWLEEPLVFDEVDRLVYLKAALSETLRLYPSVPEDSKHVVEDDVLPNGTFVPAGSSVTYSIYSVGRMKFVWGEDCLEFKPERWLSPEGDRIQVQDSYKFVSFNAGPRLCLGKDLAYLQMKSIAAAVLLRHRLAVAAGHRVEQKMSLTLFMKYGLKVNVCPRDLKPVLEKIKKTEGVDVGQK